In the Rhinatrema bivittatum chromosome 6, aRhiBiv1.1, whole genome shotgun sequence genome, one interval contains:
- the ARL4C gene encoding ADP-ribosylation factor-like protein 4C gives MGNVSSNISAFQSLHIVMLGLDSAGKTTVLYRLKFNEFVNTVPTIGFNTEKIRLSNGAAKGISCHFWDVGGQEKLRPLWKSYSRCTDGIIYVVDSVDVDRLEEAKTELHKVTKFAENQGTPLLVIANKQDLPRSLPVAEIEKQLALPELTPSTTYHVQPACAIIGEGLTEGMDKLYEMILKRRKSLKQKKKR, from the coding sequence ATGGGGAACGTTTCGTCCAACATCTCGGCTTTCCAGTCGCTGCACATCGTCATGCTGGGCTTGGACTCCGCTGGCAAGACCACGGTGCTGTACCGGCTGAAGTTCAACGAGTTTGTGAACACGGTGCCCACCATCGGCTTCAACACCGAAAAGATCCGCCTGAGCAACGGTGCCGCCAAGGGCATCAGCTGCCACTTCTGGGACGTGGGCGGCCAGGAGAAGCTGCGGCCGCTCTGGAAGTCCTACAGCCGCTGCACCGATGGCATCATCTACGTGGTGGACTCCGTGGACGTGGACCGGCTGGAGGAAGCTAAAACGGAGCTCCACAAGGTCACCAAGTTCGCCGAGAACCAGGGCACCCCGCTGCTGGTCATTGCCAACAAGCAGGACCTGCCCCGCTCCCTGCCAGTGGCCGAGATAGAGAAGCAGCTGGCCCTGCCCGAGCTGACCCCCTCCACCACCTACCACGTGCAGCCGGCCTGCGCCATCATCGGCGAGGGACTGACCGAAGGCATGGACAAGCTGTACGAGATGATCCTGAAGCGACGGAAATCCCTCAAGCAGAAAAAGAAACGGTAA